The window TATCGTATTTAAATACTGATATGCTCACAAAAAGTCCATTTGCAATTCACCTGCCCAGACAAATAAATTAAGATAAAGTATCAAAGGTATTAATTTATGAAAATCAGCTCCGTCGAATTCAAAAAAAGCATCCTTGAAATTAAAGACGCTCCACGCGAACGCAAACCCGAAATCGCATTCGCAGGCAAATCCAACGTTGGCAAATCATCACTACTAAACGCCCTATGGGGGAGGAAAAACCTCGCCAAAACAAGCAATACACCAGGGAAAACCAGAACTATTAACTTTTTCGAAGTCAACCGCAAATTCTACATGGTCGACCTGCCAGGCTATGGCTATGCTGAAGTCCCATTATCCTTAAAACAACAGTGGAATAAACTCATGTTTGATTACC of the Candidatus Hydrogenedens sp. genome contains:
- the yihA gene encoding ribosome biogenesis GTP-binding protein YihA/YsxC; this translates as MKISSVEFKKSILEIKDAPRERKPEIAFAGKSNVGKSSLLNALWGRKNLAKTSNTPGKTRTINFFEVNRKFYMVDLPGYGYAEVPLSLKQQWNKLMFDYLTQSNQLKLVVVLIDSRHGLTDKDISLLDFLEEHSIPTLLVATKIDKLGNAQRKIQLDKIRKELNLDEEAIIVPFSAITKEGVAPLWKIIQEVLEE